A window of the Acidimicrobiales bacterium genome harbors these coding sequences:
- a CDS encoding LuxR C-terminal-related transcriptional regulator encodes MSHRLVIGPGGSGRTHRLRTWVDELDDPSSVGWVAGSSITAVDETEMARVIAGQPAILVVDDLQWCTDGAIAAVSDFARSGTVWASRRPWPSTERLRLLDDQLTSRGQAERTVFIGADDFGAFLAELQGKAARGDLVDALYAATEGSVGLAADAVASQWDANLDHLPEALIDAVITRVRKAGADAVALADVLAIDPEIESGLAARALPPGVEARGAQRGLRASGLTGADGGLLPLVAAAIKADLSSVEIEEIHDRLGSTMSHVDPQRAADHLRAGGLESASSVETLVASAERIRRSDPERAIALMADLPAHDDFADRVALVRAEAAFHLGRSESIGQLQSVPATAAAGPRAATLGFGLDLRELRWASAAARSLPPELGPHLQALSLAMIGQFDLVPALPESTGPLTSMLASITHGLEAIAQGQGAEGLAMLASATDDHLRLQPDLPLGFSPHLLASFAAIAMGDHAAAEDFAGIGAESELPGEARSLELQVAYVRMLDGRYADALALVRQGEDDDWSARDRLLLAVLDAGLARRSGDTTRLREAWRRADPVLVRHNASWLLIDPITELLAAGVKIGNTARVQPLLDSLTQQIDSFAPSGPAPGNACWMQLQLGLAASDTAVVTGAAESLRGCTAPGARSQARVDAGPLWVQMVTGRSEGAEGDDWLPSETTFIDAAAALADGGESWEASRLVGAAAIEFDDPGVARRLLERARTFSNDVDEADAEDPLVALGLSEREADVARMVAEGRTHKETGAQLFISPKTVEHHVARIRQKLGASSRAELLSIVRETIDGSA; translated from the coding sequence ATGTCGCATCGACTGGTGATCGGGCCCGGAGGCAGTGGCCGCACGCATCGTCTGCGTACGTGGGTCGACGAGCTCGACGATCCGTCGTCGGTCGGCTGGGTTGCGGGGTCGAGCATCACCGCGGTCGACGAGACCGAGATGGCCCGAGTCATCGCCGGGCAACCCGCGATCCTCGTGGTCGACGATCTGCAATGGTGCACCGACGGCGCAATTGCTGCGGTCTCGGACTTCGCTCGTTCCGGGACCGTGTGGGCATCGCGTCGGCCGTGGCCCTCGACCGAACGGCTCCGCCTGCTCGATGACCAATTGACCAGCCGAGGCCAAGCCGAGCGCACCGTCTTCATCGGGGCCGACGACTTCGGGGCCTTCCTGGCCGAGTTGCAGGGCAAGGCCGCACGAGGCGATCTGGTCGATGCGCTCTACGCCGCAACCGAGGGGTCGGTCGGACTGGCCGCCGATGCCGTCGCATCGCAGTGGGACGCCAATCTCGACCACCTCCCGGAAGCGCTCATCGACGCGGTGATCACGCGCGTCCGCAAGGCCGGCGCCGATGCGGTTGCGCTCGCCGATGTGTTGGCCATCGATCCCGAGATCGAGTCCGGCCTCGCAGCCCGCGCGCTGCCTCCTGGTGTGGAGGCCCGAGGCGCCCAACGTGGACTGCGGGCGAGTGGACTCACTGGCGCCGACGGAGGCCTGCTGCCGCTGGTGGCGGCGGCGATCAAGGCCGATCTGTCGTCGGTCGAGATCGAGGAGATCCACGATCGCCTCGGATCGACCATGTCCCACGTCGACCCGCAGCGCGCCGCCGATCACCTCCGTGCCGGCGGACTCGAGTCGGCCTCGTCGGTCGAGACGCTCGTGGCGTCGGCCGAACGGATTCGCCGCAGCGACCCAGAGCGGGCCATCGCGCTGATGGCGGATCTGCCGGCCCACGACGACTTTGCCGATCGCGTCGCTCTCGTGCGGGCCGAAGCGGCGTTCCACCTCGGCAGGAGCGAATCGATCGGGCAGCTCCAGTCGGTACCAGCGACCGCGGCCGCCGGTCCGCGTGCGGCCACGCTCGGTTTCGGGCTCGACCTACGTGAGCTGCGGTGGGCGAGCGCGGCGGCGCGGTCGTTGCCGCCGGAACTCGGGCCACATCTCCAGGCACTCTCGCTGGCGATGATCGGCCAGTTCGATCTCGTGCCGGCGCTCCCGGAGTCGACCGGGCCGCTCACCTCGATGCTGGCTTCGATCACCCACGGACTCGAGGCGATCGCCCAGGGACAGGGAGCCGAGGGCCTGGCGATGCTCGCGTCGGCGACCGACGACCACCTGCGCCTCCAACCCGATCTCCCGCTTGGCTTCTCGCCTCACCTCCTGGCCTCGTTTGCGGCGATTGCCATGGGTGATCACGCTGCTGCCGAGGACTTTGCGGGCATCGGTGCCGAGAGCGAGCTGCCCGGCGAGGCTCGATCGCTCGAACTACAGGTCGCGTATGTTCGTATGCTCGATGGCCGGTACGCCGACGCGCTGGCGCTGGTTCGCCAGGGTGAAGACGACGACTGGAGCGCCCGCGATCGGCTGTTGCTCGCCGTTCTCGACGCCGGACTGGCCCGTCGCTCTGGCGACACCACTCGTCTGCGTGAAGCCTGGCGCCGCGCCGATCCGGTCCTGGTCCGACACAACGCCTCGTGGCTGTTGATCGACCCCATCACCGAACTGCTCGCCGCCGGAGTCAAGATCGGCAACACGGCACGCGTCCAGCCGCTGCTCGACTCACTGACCCAGCAGATCGATTCGTTTGCGCCCTCGGGCCCTGCCCCCGGCAACGCATGCTGGATGCAGCTCCAGCTCGGCCTGGCTGCCTCCGACACCGCGGTGGTCACGGGTGCCGCCGAGTCGCTCCGCGGGTGCACCGCACCGGGAGCCAGATCACAGGCCCGCGTCGACGCCGGACCACTCTGGGTGCAAATGGTGACGGGGCGCAGCGAGGGAGCCGAGGGCGACGACTGGCTGCCGAGCGAAACCACCTTCATCGACGCTGCGGCGGCCCTCGCGGACGGTGGTGAGTCGTGGGAGGCATCTCGGCTCGTCGGTGCCGCGGCCATCGAGTTCGACGACCCGGGTGTGGCCCGGCGCCTGCTCGAGCGGGCCCGCACCTTCTCCAACGACGTCGACGAGGCTGATGCCGAGGATCCGTTGGTCGCGCTGGGTTTGAGCGAACGCGAGGCCGACGTCGCTCGGATGGTGGCCGAAGGGCGGACCCACAAGGAAACCGGCGCCCAGTTGTTCATCTCGCCGAAGACGGTCGAGCACCACGTGGCCCGGATCCGGCAGAAGTTGGGTGCGTCGTCACGGGCCGAGTTGCTCTCGATCGTCCGGGAGACGATCGACGGGTCGGCCTAG
- a CDS encoding dynamin family protein: protein MANESGRASGGNDANADIRKLLDLGLQACKAYNRPDLGERLTRLRAQIGNPGVQIVVVGEFKQGKSSLINALVNAGVCPVDDDIATAVPTVISYGEATSARATVVSSDQPDGPTREVDIELEQVPSYASELGTHDPNVIVKGVEVQLPRKLLARGMSLVDTPGVGGLGSAHATAALGALSVANAAVFVSDSSQEYTRTEIDFLAQAADLCPQVVCLQTKIDFYPAWRKVLEINRGHLRNAGYDLKIIPVSSLLRTEAVRRNDKDLNAESGFAELVRTLSNDIVGRADILLRNRACEDLVGVCDQLATQFDAELSALNDPEQADALVRKLSETKARSEQLRSQAAKWSTTLSDGVSDLGSDVDFDFRQRMRRITQEADQAIDNSDPADTWSEFQPWLVNRVSYEVVANHKVVVDRSSQLSREVAEHFELAGGELLEDLDVANPSQALSRVGVEPQVEMKESTLGGQGLTVVRGSYSGFLMFGVLGSLVAIPMMTPIALGVGLLMGRKGLKDEKERQLNQRRSQAKNAVRRYCDEVSFQVSKDSKDTLRRVQRQLRDHYSTRAEELNRSTQEALKAATEAAKVGTAERANRQKDLAAELSRIRSLRKQVTDVRAAIGPPVS, encoded by the coding sequence ATGGCGAACGAGAGTGGCCGTGCGAGTGGAGGCAACGACGCGAATGCCGACATTCGCAAGCTGCTCGATCTCGGTCTGCAGGCATGCAAGGCCTACAACCGGCCCGACCTCGGCGAACGTCTCACCCGCCTACGGGCCCAGATCGGGAACCCGGGCGTGCAGATCGTGGTCGTCGGCGAGTTCAAACAGGGCAAGAGTTCGCTCATCAACGCGCTGGTGAACGCCGGTGTCTGCCCGGTCGATGACGACATCGCCACTGCCGTGCCGACGGTCATCTCCTACGGCGAGGCGACCTCGGCGAGGGCCACGGTGGTGTCCTCCGATCAGCCCGACGGCCCCACCCGCGAAGTCGACATCGAGCTCGAGCAGGTGCCCTCGTACGCCAGCGAGTTGGGCACCCACGACCCGAACGTGATCGTGAAGGGTGTCGAGGTCCAGCTCCCGCGCAAGCTGCTCGCTCGTGGCATGTCGCTCGTCGACACGCCCGGTGTCGGCGGTCTCGGTTCGGCTCACGCCACCGCTGCGCTGGGCGCGCTGTCGGTCGCCAATGCGGCCGTCTTCGTGAGCGACTCGTCGCAGGAGTACACCCGCACCGAAATCGACTTCCTGGCCCAGGCGGCCGACTTGTGCCCGCAGGTCGTGTGTCTCCAGACCAAGATCGACTTCTATCCCGCCTGGCGCAAGGTGCTCGAGATCAACCGTGGCCATCTCCGCAACGCGGGCTACGACCTCAAGATCATCCCGGTGTCGTCACTGCTACGCACCGAAGCCGTGCGGCGCAACGACAAAGACCTCAATGCCGAATCGGGATTCGCCGAACTCGTCCGCACCTTGAGCAACGACATCGTCGGCCGGGCCGACATCCTGCTCCGCAATCGTGCGTGCGAAGACCTGGTCGGTGTCTGCGATCAGCTGGCCACGCAGTTCGATGCGGAGCTGTCGGCGTTGAACGATCCCGAGCAGGCCGATGCGCTGGTCCGCAAGCTGTCGGAGACCAAGGCCCGTTCCGAGCAGCTGCGCAGCCAGGCCGCCAAGTGGAGCACCACGTTGTCCGACGGCGTGAGTGACCTCGGCAGCGATGTCGACTTCGACTTCCGTCAGCGGATGCGTCGCATCACCCAGGAGGCCGACCAGGCCATCGACAACAGCGACCCGGCCGACACCTGGAGCGAGTTCCAGCCATGGTTGGTCAACCGCGTGTCCTACGAGGTCGTCGCCAATCACAAGGTGGTGGTCGATCGTTCGTCGCAGCTCAGCCGTGAGGTCGCCGAACACTTCGAGCTGGCCGGCGGCGAGCTCCTCGAGGATCTCGACGTCGCCAACCCGTCACAAGCCCTGTCCCGGGTCGGTGTCGAACCGCAGGTCGAGATGAAGGAATCCACGCTCGGCGGGCAGGGACTCACGGTCGTGCGAGGCTCCTATTCCGGGTTCTTGATGTTCGGTGTCCTTGGCAGCCTCGTCGCCATCCCGATGATGACCCCGATCGCCCTCGGTGTCGGTCTGCTCATGGGCCGCAAGGGGCTGAAGGACGAGAAGGAACGCCAGCTCAACCAACGTCGCTCACAGGCGAAGAACGCGGTCCGCCGCTACTGCGACGAGGTGTCGTTCCAGGTCTCGAAGGACTCCAAGGACACCCTTCGGCGAGTGCAGCGCCAGCTTCGCGATCACTACAGCACTCGTGCCGAGGAGCTCAACCGATCCACACAGGAAGCGCTGAAGGCCGCCACCGAGGCGGCCAAGGTGGGCACGGCCGAGCGTGCCAACCGACAGAAAGACCTCGCCGCCGAGCTGAGCAGGATCCGCTCACTTCGCAAGCAGGTCACCGACGTGCGGGCCGCCATCGGCCCGCCGGTGTCGTAG
- a CDS encoding pyridoxal phosphate-dependent aminotransferase, protein MATGRISARVASIAPSATLAVDAKAKALKAAGEPVIGFGAGEPDFPTPDYIVEAAVAACRDPKNHRYTPAGGLPELKEAIAAKTLRDSGLQVDASQVVVTNGGKHAVYNAFAGLIDPGDEVLIPTPFWTTYPEPVKLAGGVPVEVPTDIASGFKATVEQLEAARTPNTKALVFVSPSNPSGAVYSKEQIEAIGRWAADAGIWVVTDEIYEHLTYGDSEFHSMPTLVPDIADRCIVLNGVAKTYAMTGWRVGWLIAPTDMAKALTSLQSHQTSNVANVAQIAALAAVSGDLAAVDMMRAAFDRRRKTMFSMLSEMNGVSVIEPEGAFYAFPSFEGVIGRTLGGVTIESTSQLADVILDEVKVAFVPGEAFGSPGYGRFSFAMGDDDMAEGLRRIGDFLA, encoded by the coding sequence ATGGCAACCGGTCGAATTTCTGCACGCGTCGCCTCGATCGCGCCGTCGGCCACCCTGGCCGTCGACGCGAAGGCGAAGGCCCTGAAGGCCGCGGGCGAGCCGGTCATCGGCTTCGGCGCCGGCGAACCCGACTTCCCGACGCCCGACTACATCGTCGAGGCGGCCGTCGCTGCGTGTCGTGATCCGAAGAACCATCGCTACACCCCGGCCGGCGGTTTGCCCGAGCTCAAGGAGGCCATCGCCGCCAAGACCCTGCGCGACTCCGGGCTCCAGGTCGACGCCTCGCAGGTCGTGGTGACCAACGGTGGCAAGCACGCCGTCTACAACGCTTTCGCCGGGCTGATCGACCCGGGCGACGAGGTGCTGATCCCCACGCCGTTCTGGACCACCTACCCCGAGCCGGTCAAGCTCGCGGGTGGCGTTCCCGTCGAGGTCCCCACCGACATCGCCTCCGGGTTCAAGGCCACCGTCGAGCAGCTCGAGGCCGCTCGCACGCCGAACACCAAAGCGCTCGTCTTCGTCAGCCCGTCGAACCCTTCGGGCGCCGTCTACTCCAAGGAGCAGATCGAGGCGATCGGTCGATGGGCGGCCGACGCTGGCATCTGGGTAGTCACCGACGAGATCTACGAACACCTCACCTACGGCGACAGCGAGTTCCACTCGATGCCGACCCTCGTGCCCGACATCGCCGATCGCTGCATCGTGCTCAACGGGGTTGCCAAGACCTACGCGATGACGGGTTGGCGGGTCGGCTGGCTCATCGCCCCGACCGACATGGCCAAGGCGCTCACCAGCCTGCAGTCGCATCAGACCTCGAACGTCGCCAACGTCGCGCAGATCGCCGCGCTGGCGGCAGTGTCGGGCGACCTTGCCGCGGTCGACATGATGCGGGCGGCGTTCGACCGTCGTCGCAAGACCATGTTCTCGATGCTGTCGGAGATGAACGGTGTGTCGGTCATCGAACCCGAGGGCGCGTTCTACGCGTTTCCGTCGTTCGAGGGCGTCATCGGCCGCACGCTGGGCGGCGTCACCATCGAATCCACGTCGCAGTTGGCCGATGTCATCCTCGACGAGGTCAAGGTGGCCTTCGTCCCGGGCGAGGCGTTCGGTAGCCCCGGCTACGGTCGCTTCTCGTTCGCCATGGGCGACGACGACATGGCCGAGGGCCTTCGCCGCATCGGCGACTTCCTGGCCTGA
- a CDS encoding dynamin family protein, translating to MDLVTEARTLLTRAEETFAGTPDTARLTHARDRLEGPLRVAIAGKVKAGKSTLLNALVGERLAPTDTGECTRIVTWYRDGHTYQVMLHPSDGSPPQQARFHRDEGAIDVDLAGRSALDYDRIDVTWPSAGLRTMTLIDTPGVGSLTEGVANRAFEFLDPTEAETQADAVLYLMKHIHASDLRLLEAFHDTAVSQPNPVNAVAVLSRADEIGAGRLDSMASARKIAKRYGDDGRLRRLIQVVVPVAGLLAETAETLTEWEFKSLRALAACRPRELEPYLLSADRFVEARPETPLTSLERQQLLDRLGLFGVRLSLALIRRNVVETSADLADELVNRSGLTDLRGILSTLFMDRADVLKARSAMLAVERMCNDYPETPGASDLLGAIEQIMAGAHPFNELTTMAAVRSGWVRGREDDLLEVEQLLGARGTQPTQRLGIDAAATPDQIRDAALAALGRWQRKAENPLTSLDLVTASRVVIRTLEGLITDYS from the coding sequence ATGGACCTCGTCACCGAGGCACGAACACTGCTGACCCGAGCGGAGGAGACCTTCGCCGGTACGCCCGATACCGCCAGGCTCACCCATGCCCGCGATCGACTCGAGGGTCCGCTTCGGGTGGCCATCGCCGGCAAGGTCAAGGCCGGCAAGTCGACACTGTTGAACGCGCTCGTCGGGGAACGACTGGCCCCGACCGACACCGGCGAGTGCACCCGGATCGTCACCTGGTATCGCGACGGCCACACCTATCAGGTCATGCTCCATCCGAGCGACGGCTCGCCGCCGCAGCAAGCCCGGTTCCATCGCGACGAGGGCGCCATCGATGTCGACCTGGCCGGACGCTCGGCCCTCGACTACGACCGAATCGACGTCACCTGGCCATCGGCCGGCTTGCGCACCATGACCCTCATCGACACGCCCGGCGTGGGGTCGCTGACCGAGGGCGTGGCCAACCGGGCCTTCGAGTTCCTCGACCCGACCGAGGCCGAGACCCAGGCCGACGCCGTGCTCTATCTGATGAAGCACATCCATGCGTCTGACCTCCGGTTGCTCGAGGCCTTCCACGACACAGCGGTCTCGCAGCCCAACCCGGTCAATGCCGTCGCGGTGTTGTCGAGAGCTGATGAGATCGGGGCCGGTCGACTCGATTCGATGGCCTCGGCTCGCAAGATCGCCAAGCGCTACGGCGACGACGGTCGCCTACGCCGCCTCATCCAGGTGGTCGTGCCCGTCGCCGGCCTCCTGGCCGAGACGGCCGAGACGCTCACGGAATGGGAGTTCAAGTCGTTGCGGGCGCTTGCGGCCTGCCGACCTCGGGAACTCGAGCCGTACCTGCTGTCGGCCGACCGGTTCGTCGAGGCTCGTCCCGAGACGCCGCTGACCTCGCTCGAGCGCCAGCAACTCCTCGACCGTCTGGGCCTGTTCGGCGTGCGGCTGTCGCTTGCCCTCATCCGTCGCAATGTGGTCGAGACCAGCGCCGATCTGGCCGACGAGCTGGTCAATCGGTCCGGGCTCACCGACCTGCGAGGGATCCTGTCGACGCTTTTCATGGATCGCGCCGACGTGCTGAAGGCCCGCTCCGCCATGTTGGCCGTCGAGCGGATGTGCAACGACTATCCCGAGACCCCGGGAGCGTCCGATCTGCTGGGCGCCATCGAGCAGATCATGGCTGGTGCCCACCCGTTCAACGAGCTCACCACCATGGCGGCGGTGCGCTCGGGCTGGGTGCGGGGCCGTGAGGATGACCTGCTCGAAGTCGAGCAGCTGCTTGGCGCCCGGGGGACCCAGCCCACCCAGCGTCTGGGCATCGACGCCGCTGCAACGCCGGATCAGATTCGCGACGCCGCCTTGGCCGCACTCGGCCGGTGGCAGCGCAAGGCAGAAAACCCGCTCACGTCACTCGACCTGGTGACCGCCAGCCGAGTCGTGATCCGGACACTCGAAGGCCTGATCACCGACTACAGCTGA
- a CDS encoding prolyl oligopeptidase family serine peptidase, whose protein sequence is MPELPYGSWPSPITADLVAAGGVGLGGPAVRGDERWWAESRPSEAGRVVLVRSTVDNGGNRVVADALPEGFSARTRVHEYGGGAWFLGATDAYFSNMADQRLYRLPPDGEPVALTPEPPLPGAWRFADGVETPDGEWILCVRESHVAPPPLPPSGLFEDEPAPASSADADDEPTEPSLLAEAINEIVAIKVDGSEPPRVEATGSDFVSSPRVSPDGRWVSWIRWNHPNMPWDGTTLCAAPIFEGCRFGNVQVIAGNEHESIVGANWASDGRLVFSSDRSGYWNLNTWRPGDPSAVPLTRLGDAEIGGPPWNFGLQPWAELPDGRLTVVVTRRAVDALALVDADGTVTVVDERFPAIASLATTPDGRLACVVGPADTTPCIVELDPDAPDADPVVLCAPTRVVDDSAWISAAQRFDYEAADGSDRHAFFYPPAAPGITGPSGALPPLIVVGHGGPTAHSNPALNLKIQYWTSRGFAVVDVNYGGSTGFGRAYRRLLNGQWGVVDVADCVEAARHLAAAGRVDASKMAIRGSSAGGLTVLNALITSDVFAAGTSLYGVADLAALATDTHKFERRYLDNLVAPWPSGSAVYDARSPIHHVEGLSCPLLVLQGTEDEIVPPSQSEAIVAAVAAKGIPHAAIYFEGEQHGFRQRASIVRSLEAELWFYGRVFGFTPADDIEPIEGAVGL, encoded by the coding sequence ATGCCGGAGCTTCCCTACGGTTCCTGGCCGTCACCGATCACTGCCGACCTCGTCGCTGCCGGCGGGGTCGGACTCGGCGGTCCCGCCGTGCGGGGCGACGAGCGTTGGTGGGCCGAGTCCCGGCCGTCCGAAGCGGGGCGAGTCGTCCTCGTTCGCTCGACGGTTGACAACGGGGGCAACCGGGTCGTGGCCGATGCGCTGCCCGAGGGATTCTCGGCCCGTACCCGGGTCCACGAGTACGGCGGCGGTGCCTGGTTCCTCGGGGCGACCGACGCCTACTTCTCGAACATGGCCGATCAGCGGCTCTACCGCCTGCCGCCCGACGGCGAACCGGTTGCACTGACGCCCGAGCCACCATTGCCCGGCGCCTGGCGCTTCGCCGACGGCGTCGAGACGCCCGACGGCGAGTGGATCCTGTGCGTCCGCGAGTCGCATGTCGCTCCGCCGCCGCTCCCGCCGAGCGGGCTGTTCGAGGACGAGCCCGCGCCGGCGTCATCGGCCGATGCCGACGATGAGCCGACCGAGCCGTCGCTGCTCGCCGAGGCGATCAACGAGATCGTCGCCATCAAAGTCGATGGGTCCGAGCCGCCCCGGGTCGAGGCCACTGGCAGCGACTTCGTGTCGTCGCCCCGTGTCTCTCCCGACGGTCGCTGGGTCAGCTGGATCCGCTGGAACCATCCGAACATGCCGTGGGACGGCACGACGCTGTGCGCGGCCCCCATCTTCGAGGGATGCCGGTTCGGCAACGTGCAGGTGATCGCTGGCAACGAGCACGAATCGATCGTGGGGGCCAACTGGGCCTCCGACGGCCGACTGGTCTTCAGCAGCGATCGCTCGGGCTATTGGAACCTCAACACCTGGCGTCCCGGTGACCCCTCCGCCGTCCCGCTGACCCGTCTCGGAGACGCCGAGATCGGTGGGCCACCCTGGAACTTCGGGCTCCAGCCGTGGGCCGAGTTGCCCGACGGACGCCTGACGGTCGTCGTGACCCGTCGAGCCGTCGATGCCCTTGCCCTCGTCGACGCCGACGGCACGGTCACGGTGGTCGACGAGCGCTTCCCGGCCATCGCCTCCTTGGCGACCACGCCCGACGGTCGGCTTGCCTGTGTGGTCGGACCGGCCGACACCACGCCCTGCATCGTCGAGCTCGATCCCGACGCTCCTGATGCCGACCCGGTCGTCTTGTGTGCGCCCACGCGAGTGGTCGACGACTCGGCCTGGATCAGTGCGGCTCAACGGTTCGACTACGAGGCGGCCGACGGCAGCGACCGACACGCCTTCTTCTATCCTCCGGCTGCGCCCGGCATCACTGGTCCGTCGGGGGCGTTGCCGCCGCTAATCGTGGTCGGTCACGGTGGCCCCACCGCGCACTCGAACCCCGCCCTCAATCTGAAGATCCAGTACTGGACCAGCCGGGGATTCGCCGTCGTCGACGTGAACTACGGCGGTTCGACCGGGTTCGGACGTGCGTATCGCCGTCTGCTGAATGGTCAGTGGGGGGTGGTCGATGTCGCCGACTGCGTCGAAGCGGCCCGCCACCTCGCCGCTGCCGGCCGTGTCGACGCCTCGAAGATGGCGATACGCGGCAGCTCGGCCGGAGGTCTGACCGTTCTGAACGCGCTCATCACCTCCGACGTCTTCGCTGCCGGTACGAGCCTGTATGGCGTGGCCGACCTGGCGGCGCTCGCCACCGACACCCACAAGTTCGAGCGCCGGTATCTCGACAACCTCGTGGCGCCGTGGCCCTCGGGATCCGCCGTCTACGACGCTCGCTCGCCGATCCACCACGTCGAAGGGCTCAGCTGCCCGTTGCTCGTGCTGCAGGGGACCGAAGACGAGATCGTCCCGCCGAGTCAGTCCGAGGCGATCGTCGCCGCGGTCGCCGCCAAGGGGATCCCGCACGCCGCCATCTACTTCGAGGGCGAGCAGCACGGATTCCGCCAGCGCGCCTCGATCGTCCGGTCACTCGAAGCCGAGCTGTGGTTCTACGGGCGAGTGTTCGGGTTCACCCCGGCCGACGACATCGAACCCATCGAGGGAGCGGTCGGTCTCTGA
- a CDS encoding alpha/beta hydrolase → MTANESPAASPHYVDSTDGVRVAYHDFGGSGPLLLLSHATGFCAGVWQPMAENLTDHFRCVGIDYRGHGYTITPAETTMAWTGMANDLLSVVDALVGDEPVFVAGHSMGGAALVLADRLRPGTVAKAWGFEPILYDAAMMATVNPEDPSRMTQAAQRRRASFESREAVYERYAAKPPLNMLDPRALRAYVDYGFRDLTSDDPDHAECPGGVTLRCTPAREAETFANARSGAFEALADIEFDYRVLMSGDGMPPALMAEHAAESWERIQLARYPELTHFGPLEQPELMATDVLEWFSVAD, encoded by the coding sequence GTGACCGCCAACGAATCGCCCGCTGCGTCCCCCCACTACGTCGACTCGACCGATGGCGTCCGCGTGGCCTATCACGACTTCGGCGGCAGCGGGCCACTCCTCCTTCTCAGCCACGCCACCGGGTTCTGCGCCGGCGTCTGGCAGCCGATGGCCGAGAACCTGACCGACCACTTCCGCTGCGTCGGGATCGACTACCGCGGCCACGGCTATACGATCACCCCGGCCGAGACCACCATGGCGTGGACCGGCATGGCGAACGACCTGCTTTCGGTCGTCGACGCTCTCGTCGGCGACGAGCCGGTGTTCGTCGCCGGTCATTCGATGGGTGGCGCCGCGCTGGTGCTCGCCGACAGACTCCGGCCCGGCACGGTCGCCAAGGCATGGGGCTTCGAGCCGATCCTGTACGACGCAGCCATGATGGCAACCGTGAATCCCGAGGATCCGAGCCGGATGACCCAGGCCGCCCAGCGGCGCCGCGCCAGCTTCGAATCGCGCGAGGCCGTCTACGAACGGTATGCCGCCAAGCCGCCGCTGAACATGCTCGATCCTCGGGCATTGCGGGCCTACGTCGACTACGGCTTCCGTGATCTCACGTCGGATGACCCTGACCATGCCGAGTGCCCCGGCGGGGTGACCCTTCGGTGCACGCCGGCCCGGGAGGCCGAGACGTTCGCCAACGCTCGCTCAGGGGCGTTCGAGGCGCTGGCCGACATCGAGTTCGACTATCGGGTCCTCATGTCGGGCGACGGGATGCCCCCGGCGTTGATGGCTGAGCACGCGGCCGAAAGCTGGGAGCGGATCCAACTTGCTCGGTATCCTGAGCTGACGCACTTCGGTCCGCTCGAGCAGCCCGAGCTGATGGCGACCGACGTGCTCGAATGGTTCTCGGTCGCCGACTGA